The genomic stretch CGAACCTTTGAGGGTAGCCCAGGAACGACAAGTAATGGTTCGGCCGTGATGCAAATTCAGTGGAAAGGCAGTGACGGCAAGACCTACGAGAAAACATCGAATAAGGCAACCTTCTCGGTTAAATGCACACAATCTGCTTCTGATAAGATCAAATTATAAGCCTAGAACGGAGTGTGATTGAGCCTTAAGCGCGGAATAAAAGCTTGCAAAGTGAGAGTAGGGAAGGGTTTCATGAAAAGGCTTAATCAGTGTATGGAACCCAATTCCTTAAATTATTGCACTGCGTTGCATCAGCCCTAGTGGGGCTGGGCAAACATAGCGTCTGAACCGGATGGTCGATTTCCATGTTAAGTTTGAGCTGCTCGATTAAAGCTCAATCTAGATTTGTTTAACTGCGCTTGATCGCAGCAATCCAAGCCCAAGCCCTCGTTCTCCCGTTGCATATGTGACAGTTGACGGACGAGGGAATGCAGATTCGTAAATATAACCAGATAGCAATTTAGTCCAAATTTAGTCCATGTATGGAATGACCCAGTTCAAAGCGTTTCAATTCTCCTCATCTTCTGAGGTCTGACTTACAATTTTAGACAGTTTTGTGTCAATCTCCATTTCGAGTTGCTCACTCGATGGAAGGTTTTGTCTTAATTGATCTGGTAGCTGGTGCGTCGAAACTGCGATCGGCGTACTTAGATTTCTGAGGGCATACTCTACCGTTGTTTTTCGCTTCGACTTGCATAGAATAATCCCGATTGTGGGCTGGTCATCTTCATGCCGGAGCAAATCATCGATCGCTGACACGTAGAAATTGAGCTTGCCTGAAAACTCTGGCTCAAACTCCACCATCTTGAGTTCTAGAACAACATAACAGCGCAGTCGAACATGATAAAACAACAAGTCCAACCTGTACTCTTTTCCATCCACCGTGATTGGGTATTGGCTTCCCATGAAAGCGAACCCCATACCTAGTTCTAGAAGAAAGTCTCGAATGTGATTGACAAGAGCGTTTTCAAGATCTCGCTCCTGAGCATCTTTCCCTAATGTCAAAAACGAAAAATTGTAGGGGTCTTTGATTAAATCCTTTGCCAAATCAGATTGAGGTTTTGGCAGCGTGAGATCGAAATTAGTGATCGCTCCGCCTAGCCGCTTATGCAACCCGCTCTCAATCTGGTACGCCAAAACTGTTCGGCTCCAACCATTCTCGATCGCTTGCTGCGCATACCAAATTCGTTCATCTGGATTTTTCAAGCTGTCCAGCAGTCGAATCAAATGCCCCCACGGCAATTTGTGCAACAGCTGCTGCACAATTTCAACATTTGGGTAGGCTTCTGCGAAAGCTCTCATATACTTGAGATTTCGAGCCGAAAATCCCTGGACATCAGGAAATTCACGTCGCAAATCCTTTGCAAGCCGCTCTACAACTTTTGTACCCCAGCCCTCTCGCTCCTGCCTTTCCAGGATTTCTTTACCCAGCTGCCAATACAGCAAAATTGCCTCCCGGTTGAGAGCTGTTGCAGCCGACACTTGAGCACACCGAATCTGCTCCTTCAACTGATTCAGGAAAGCATCATAGTCTTGGGGAAAGAGCGAGGATTGTTTGGTCACGATTGATATTGACGCTCTTTAAAACAACTTTAGGCTTCTAAGTTCTCAGTTCCGATTAACTCATCAAGTTGAGAAAGCAATTTTTCCAATTTAGCCCGTTTTTTGGGATCTTCCCAGATTGCCGACTTCTTCAGCCGTTGCCCAATTTGAGCATAGCGTTGAGTGTAGTTAATTTCTGCGGTTTTCTCTTGAGTTTTCGTCAATTCCCGAATCTTCTGCTTGATTTCACTCAAACTCAAATTCTTTGTTGTCACTAACTTAAGCAAGGATTTACGCTCGCGCTCATCTTTAACTCGTGATATCGCACGAGCCTTCGTAAATTCAAGCTCTCCTTCTCGCAGTGCTTTCAACACTTCTGCCGGTAGATTGAGTAACGGCAAACGGCTGCTTCGGAACGATTCAGCATTAAATCGCCCGATTTCTGCAAGAACTGATTCAATCGTCTCAAGCTGGAGGGAAACGTTTCCCTCCAATTCCTGACCACGATTTTTTGCATGATTCGCGCGATTTAAAACCGAAGCTACGTCTTCAGGACTCCCTTCGATTTGAATAGCCAGTAGCTCCAAAATAGCTTCTGTCTCTTCTACAGGATTAAGGTCCTCTCGCTGTAGATTTTCAATCAGTGATACTCGAAGAGCTTGTTGATCATCGAACTCTCTAATAACGACGGGGACATCTTGAAGTTGGATTTCTTGAGCAGCACGATAGCGGCGTTCACCTGCAATTAACTCATACCCTCCGCTCTCTAAAGGACGAACTAAGAGCGGCTCCAAAATGCCATACTCACGAATAGATTGGACAAGTTGCGCTTGCTTCCGTGGATCAAAATAGCGCCGAGGCTGTTTAGCTGGAAGGTGAATTTGTCCAAGAGATACGACTTGGGATGATTGAATGCCTTCAGGATTCTCAATGAATTTCTGGGTGATTGATGCTGATAATCCCTGCGCCAGCGATTGTCTTGATTTAGCCATCTAACACCTCCAATGCCTTCTTAAAGAGTTGCTCTAATTCACGCCGAGCAATTCCAGCAGTCGAACCCGTCAAATCAAATGCAGTTGAGTTCTGCCCAAAGCAGTCTGCTAGAATTTGACGCTGATGAATCACTGTATCTAAAACCGTGACTCCTGGCATTAACCGCAACACCTCGATCGCTTCATCCTTTAACTTGGTTCCTTTCACCGCTCGATTCACGAACATAACTGCTTTGGGGTCACCTCGACGGATCCTTTGAGCCTGATGAATCAAGCGAACCGTATCCGATGCGCTTTCCAAGTCAACTCCAGTTGGTTGACAAGGCACGATCGCTAGGTCAGCCACTAGAATCACAGCTCTCGTCGTCTCAGATAACGCCGCTGGACCATCTACAATTACCCATGAATAAGCCTCACTTAACTTAGGTAATTCATCCAAGAGTTCGTCAGGGGCTTGAATAATTTTGCAAGGAATTTCTTTCTTTAGCCGAGCAAGCCACTTTGAAGATGAGCATTGGGCGTCAGCATCAACGACCAGAACCGTTTCTTTTTTTTTCTGCAACCAGCGGGCAAGGTGTACTGCAACGGTCGATTTACCTGATCCGCCTTTCTGATTAATAATTGAGACGATCGGCATAAGTCGAATTGAAATGACACAGAAAAGTGTATGACAAATTCGCACTGATGCCATTTATTTTGTGCTGCTTTGACCTGGTAGGGAAGGGTTACAAGAGATTGATCTGCGATGGCACTGATTCTACTCAATCAGGTTGCCTTCGCGGTGTTAGAAGCTGTGATGCGGGACATATTGATTTGAACCATGTACCCCCTGTCAAAAAAGGAAAAGGGCGGAATGTCCGTATAGCTTCAGCCCCAGCAACTTCACCTCAAGAAAAGAGTGCGCCGCACTCTTTTCTTGAGGTGAGGTTTTACATCCCAGATCTAAACTGCGTGACTGCTTCGGTGTAGCGAATGGGCAGCACATACTCCAGGTTCTCATTGGGGCGCGCAATGATGTGAGTTGACAGCACAGAGCCGCCATTAACCCGCTTGATTGACTCAATGCCCGCGGCGATCGAAGCCTGAACTTCGGAAACATTGCCCCGGACGACGACGGTAACTCGACCACTGCCGATTTTTTCGTAGCCGACTAAGGTAACTTGAGCCGCTTTCACCATGGCGTCCGCCGCTTCAACAACCGCCGGGAAGCCCAGGGTTTCAATCATTCCAACAGCAATTGTCATAAAGATATGTCTAACCTTTTTGATGGTTTTGATGGTTGATAGACACCTAGGTATCTGTCACTGATTTCATTTGAACGAATCTGCCTGATGGGTTGATACGGTGCCCAACCCATACTCATCAGGTGTCCTTTGTTGCCTGTTTTATAGAATGCCGCGCCTGTTAACTAAGTACGGTGGTAGTAGCTCTAAGAACTAAATACTACAACCTTTGCACTTAATAGCGTTGCACAGCACTATCAATAAAATCCAGGATACGGTGTCAAATAAAATCTTGATTTCTCAAAAGTGTATCTAACATTAAGTGTAACGCTGTTTACAGTTCCAGCTCATAAATCTGGGCAATCTCCTCGGCTTGAATTCCCAGATACGCCAACGTCTGCTGCTGTGTGGCATGTCCAAAGGCTTCCATCAGCAGCGGAATGGCAGTCCCACGCTCTAGTCGCTGCCAAATCCAGAGCGAGTTGTCCTGGAAGCGACCGGACGATTAGAGCGACTCGCCCTGTGTGAATTAGCGGCGGCTGGATTTACGGTTGCTTTAGCGAATCCACAACGAGTGCGATCGTATGCCAAAGCTCTGGGCAAAGCCAAGACAGATCGCCTAGATGCTCAAGTATTAGCGCGATTTGGAGAAGCGACTCAACTTGCGCCCTATCCGATTCCTGAAGCACTCACCCTGCAGCTGATGGATGTGGTCGATCGGCGACGGCAACTCGTTGAAATCATGGTTGCTGAAAAGAATCGTCTCAGTCGAGCGAGCAGTACTGTCCGCCAAGATATCACTGAACACATCGAACAGTTGCAAGAGCGAGTTAACGCTTTGTCTGAACAACTGCAACACTTAATGCAACGCTCGGGTGAATGGAAACGCAAACGGCAACTGCTCCTCTCTCTGTGCGGTGTCGGTGAACTGACTACGGCTGTTCTATTAGCAGAACTGCCTGAACTCGGAACGATGTCTCATACCAAATTGATTTTTGAGTGCGACAGATCCTTCGCCCCCTAAATCCCCCACGCGTGGGGGACTTCAAGCCAAATCTGTTTCGGATTCTCAAAGTCCCCCAGTATGGGGGATTTAGGGGGCTTCCAAGATCTGTCGCATTAATAAATTGATTCGGTATCACAAGAAGATAGCTCGTCTAGTTGGGGTTGCTCCAGTCAATCGAGACAGCGGTCAACACCGAGGCACTCGTCGCATTCAAGGCGGACGGGCTTCGGTGCGTTCTGCCTTGTTTATGGCTTGACATTTAAGATAATCGCTAGAACACAACCGATGTCATAGGGACGTTGATAGTCTTGCCTTTCTCAAAAGAAATTTAAGAGCCGTATCCTCTCTTGAAATAATGTCAGCGGTAGCTTCCATACCGGGTTGAATGAGGGATTGATGCCCGTCTTTCACAAAATAAGGTTGGTCTACCTGAATGGCTACTTCATAAAATGCACCTGTGCCACCAGCACTACTCGCTAAATTGTAGATAGGCGTAGAAGGATTGCCGTTAGCACTGCTAGGTTGAGAAAGCGTAGCATCAGGTGCAATGGCTCGAACAGCACCCTTGAGAATGCCATAATCAGGATAGGGATAGGCAGAAAATCGCAAGTGAACACGACCCGTTTTACAGTCCGCAGCCCGTTCTTCTTGGCAGAGCTGAATTTTACTAATGTCTTGCGCTGCCACGCGAGCTTTCATAATCATAGAGGCGTGACTGGGGGCGATTTGTGCGATCACTTCTCCAGAGCTGACAACCTGACTAGGATTACGTAAGTTTAACTTGAGAATTGTGCCAGAGATAGGTGCAAGGATGGCTGCTTTCTTGAGTTCAACCTCGGTTTGCTGCAACTCTGTGCGATCTCGATCGATCTGATTCTGCATCTCAACCTGACGTTGGAGTAGCGTTTTTCGTTCTTTATCCAAACTCGCAAGGGTAGCTAATCCTCTAGCCCTTTCCTGGTCAATGCGTTCGGCAGCAATGGTAACAGTTGCCATACTTGGATTAAGAGCAGCTTTTGCACGCTTTAGGCGAGCTTGAGCCGCTTTGAAAGCTTGTTCTTTTTCCTTAATTTGCAGTTGAGAAATTGCGCCTGTGCTGCCTAACTGTTGATAGCGGCTTGTCTCTTCTCGCGCTAACTCCAAAGCAGCTTCGGCTTCTTGAACCCCTGTCTCGGTCGTAACTCGTCGTTCTGCATATTCGCGCTGATTGAGACTGAGATCAGCTTGGGCAGAGACAACGGCTCGGTTTAGCAAGTCTGATTCTGCGGATTGCTGATTGTTAATTGCTTCGAGCTGAGCAGCAATTTGAGCGAGTTGCTGTTGATTTTGTTGGATGTTTCCCTGCAATTGGCTCTTTTGAGTTTGAAGGCGCGAATTATCAAGGTAGGCAATGACATCGCCCTGTTTAACAACTTGATTTTCTTTGACTGCAATCTCTTTGATACTTCCCTCCATTGCAGCCTGAACAATGCGGAGTTCACCGGAGGGTCGAACGATGGCAGGGGCCTTAACCGTGATGTTGTACTTCGTGACTGAAGTAAGAGCAAAGGTTACGCCAACAGCCCCGATCAGAAACAGCCCACTCAGCCTAGTCAGCAGGCCGATCGAGGGAAGAAATTCATCACTTTGAACTGGACGAAGGGAATCTGAGTCAGAGCGAACTAGCATAATCGATGAACCTAAAACTCAGGTTTCTTTAATTAACAATGGCTCGGTATAGCAAAATTATATGCAATCAAAATGTTAGCTGAAACACTTTATAAAAAGGGTTGTGCTTTTGGAATAATTTGGAATGATATTGAAGCAAAACACGGAAAGTTGAGCGGTGATTAGGTGATTCGTAACCTCTATGTAGCTAACCCAAATTACTCCCAAATTCAGTGACCTAAAGTGGGAGAACAATCATTCATTAGTATCTTATATACATGATGGTTTAATCTATATTTGTATGAATAGATTTTAGATACTAAGCGCGAATGGATTGATTGCGTATATATGCCGGAAAATACCCGATTAATTAAAATTCAATGTATCAGATAATTCCTACTCACAAAGCTTTACTGGTAGAGCCGCAGATTATACTGATTTTAGTATATTAATTTACATAGAACTAAGACTTGATAGAAAAATCACTTGCTTCTAAAAACTGTAGAGATAGTTATATTGCTTGCTCTGCATTGGCTTGCAATTAGAATTAGAGTTTTTTGGGGGAATAAAATTGTTAGATTTAATACATGCGGTTTACATTGGATCATGATTTTCTGCAATGTTTTTTAAAGAAGAAAGTATTGCTTTAAACTAAGAACTTATTAACTATGGAATTAGATCGATTGAGATCTAAGAAGTTGAATTTCCGTTACTTTACTTGCATCTCCGCTAGATTGTTTTGATTGAGTTGACGAATATCCAAGAAACTAGATATTCGTTCATTTGCAGGCAAGTATTTAAGTCACTTTTGAATAGGCCTAAAGAATCTTAGGTGACTGATCAGGCTGTCTAGTTAAAGCTTTATTGTTCAACAAAGTTCTTGCTGACAATAAATGCTGTGACCAGAGAAGCTTTATTTGACATGGCTTAAGCTATGCCATTAAAGCTTTTAGGCTGTCCTAGCTAGACTTGAATACTTACTTCACAGGAAACACATCTTCAAACATTTACCGCTGCGTGCGGTAAGGAGGTTCATATGTCTACTTTCGATATCATTCGTGCATGGAAGGATGAAGATTACCGGCTCAGCCTGACCGATGCTCAACGTGCCATGCTGC from Cyanobacteria bacterium FACHB-DQ100 encodes the following:
- a CDS encoding ParB/RepB/Spo0J family partition protein, encoding MAKSRQSLAQGLSASITQKFIENPEGIQSSQVVSLGQIHLPAKQPRRYFDPRKQAQLVQSIREYGILEPLLVRPLESGGYELIAGERRYRAAQEIQLQDVPVVIREFDDQQALRVSLIENLQREDLNPVEETEAILELLAIQIEGSPEDVASVLNRANHAKNRGQELEGNVSLQLETIESVLAEIGRFNAESFRSSRLPLLNLPAEVLKALREGELEFTKARAISRVKDERERKSLLKLVTTKNLSLSEIKQKIRELTKTQEKTAEINYTQRYAQIGQRLKKSAIWEDPKKRAKLEKLLSQLDELIGTENLEA
- a CDS encoding AAA family ATPase → MPIVSIINQKGGSGKSTVAVHLARWLQKKKETVLVVDADAQCSSSKWLARLKKEIPCKIIQAPDELLDELPKLSEAYSWVIVDGPAALSETTRAVILVADLAIVPCQPTGVDLESASDTVRLIHQAQRIRRGDPKAVMFVNRAVKGTKLKDEAIEVLRLMPGVTVLDTVIHQRQILADCFGQNSTAFDLTGSTAGIARRELEQLFKKALEVLDG
- a CDS encoding transposase produces the protein MPNPERVVLEATGRLERLALCELAAAGFTVALANPQRVRSYAKALGKAKTDRLDAQVLARFGEATQLAPYPIPEALTLQLMDVVDRRRQLVEIMVAEKNRLSRASSTVRQDITEHIEQLQERVNALSEQLQHLMQRSGEWKRKRQLLLSLCGVGELTTAVLLAELPELGTMSHTKLIFECDRSFAP
- a CDS encoding HlyD family efflux transporter periplasmic adaptor subunit, which codes for MLVRSDSDSLRPVQSDEFLPSIGLLTRLSGLFLIGAVGVTFALTSVTKYNITVKAPAIVRPSGELRIVQAAMEGSIKEIAVKENQVVKQGDVIAYLDNSRLQTQKSQLQGNIQQNQQQLAQIAAQLEAINNQQSAESDLLNRAVVSAQADLSLNQREYAERRVTTETGVQEAEAALELAREETSRYQQLGSTGAISQLQIKEKEQAFKAAQARLKRAKAALNPSMATVTIAAERIDQERARGLATLASLDKERKTLLQRQVEMQNQIDRDRTELQQTEVELKKAAILAPISGTILKLNLRNPSQVVSSGEVIAQIAPSHASMIMKARVAAQDISKIQLCQEERAADCKTGRVHLRFSAYPYPDYGILKGAVRAIAPDATLSQPSSANGNPSTPIYNLASSAGGTGAFYEVAIQVDQPYFVKDGHQSLIQPGMEATADIISREDTALKFLLRKARLSTSL
- a CDS encoding DUF1016 domain-containing protein codes for the protein MVTKQSSLFPQDYDAFLNQLKEQIRCAQVSAATALNREAILLYWQLGKEILERQEREGWGTKVVERLAKDLRREFPDVQGFSARNLKYMRAFAEAYPNVEIVQQLLHKLPWGHLIRLLDSLKNPDERIWYAQQAIENGWSRTVLAYQIESGLHKRLGGAITNFDLTLPKPQSDLAKDLIKDPYNFSFLTLGKDAQERDLENALVNHIRDFLLELGMGFAFMGSQYPITVDGKEYRLDLLFYHVRLRCYVVLELKMVEFEPEFSGKLNFYVSAIDDLLRHEDDQPTIGIILCKSKRKTTVEYALRNLSTPIAVSTHQLPDQLRQNLPSSEQLEMEIDTKLSKIVSQTSEDEEN
- a CDS encoding carbon dioxide-concentrating mechanism protein CcmK — protein: MTIAVGMIETLGFPAVVEAADAMVKAAQVTLVGYEKIGSGRVTVVVRGNVSEVQASIAAGIESIKRVNGGSVLSTHIIARPNENLEYVLPIRYTEAVTQFRSGM